The genomic region aaaaaagtataaagataaatatattcaaattttgtaaacaaattaatgtTTACTTAtttcacatttttaaataatttaaaagacaaataatttgttttatgtattttttcaattattttttcaattattttttcaattattttttgtttgtttggcttgatttatatttctatataattttatattcttttttttgaataaaaacttgaatatattattgaactaaattttgtaaaatgtCAAAATCAAATATTTCATCTTCATTAAGGaaatcataattttctgtaaaaatttgatatattcttttaaaCTCATTTGGATCCATATTTTCtccataattatttaatatatttaaaaagtcGTCACATAAAATGGTTgtcttattattttttttttggtaataactttttatatcttgtataattttttcaaaatttatttcttcatgaattgcaaaattaaaataggtatatataaatgcattaatattaaaaaatatattttcacatTCCATTGTTATAtctgttttattttcattttctttgcAGTCTTTATCTACTATGGTAAGATGAAAAGGAGAAATATCAGATTGTCTAGCTATTTTATATCCATATAAAATGAGCTATCACATGCAcatacaaattatttatttacagAATATGAGTAGGCATATGGGAATAAATACGTAATGCAGAATGGATATTATATGTTGGTCTTATTGGGGTTACCATATTTAGGGTCGGGCTTAacgaaatatatattttggaGAAGAATATCATCATTTGATTTATAGTTTAATAATGTAAGATTTCCCATTTCAATAGAATGATTTATGAActgttcataattttgttgtattttattatggctagttaatatattatttttatttaggAGAGgaattacatatttatagtaaaaatgatattcttgtattatattttgtatttcaaatttagataagaaaatatttatagaggcaaaaatatattcaatagataaaatatttaatattttcttaatatcatgtttttcatttttattttgaaatttttttttttgaatttcacaataataaaaagagtCTACAATTtgattgtatattttacttttttcgCCACCTAATTGttctataaaaatttgcATTGTATTGCTTTGAgattctatatatttttttaaagtttgagtattaatattaaagtaaaatattttatttttacttaatataataacattttgatttttatatataatacattttatattaccACTACATACAATAATCCCAATATATCTAAAACAATTTGAATCAATTGGGCTTGTAGTAAATAcaatcattttttcattaagactaagcataaaaatttgatttttattaaaatcatgttttatttcttgAAGGTATAAATCTTCTGGCAATGAATTTATATCAACTTTGTTATCTTCATTTGGAGTAACCTCATTTTGTGATGGTGAATCATCTGTAATATGCATGAAATGTTTAACGTCTTGATTTTTAAATGGCAAAAATACagttttaattatttttttcgtttctatatcaaaaaaacgaatatttcttttatcattacatatacataaaatttgtCTATTATAAAAGTGTAAAGTTGGAGATATACATGTTGGTGTGTGTACTTGCTCTATTGATATATAAGATATAGAGACAGTGTTTtcagaaaaattataattataaaatactaAATGTCTATTGTCTGTAATAGCAGCTATAATATATTctccattattatttttaacgatttttaaatcagtcaatgtattttcattattgctaataattttgtatgcAAATTTCCAGTCCGATTTTTCATCAGAACTGAAAGCAGTagttgtattatttttataaataacaatatttCCATTTGCTGAACTTGAGACTAATATTTTGTCATCATGgctaaaatataaaaatgcaatTTCATATTTCATATCTTTactagtaaaaaatatttcaaaattatttttttttatcaagtatatatatccacATTTCGATCCTACAGAAAGAATTTCACCATTATTACTAAAAACAATAGTAGTAATTTCTTTGTCTTGTAAATAAATTGAATTGATagttacatttttttcaaaatcaAACACTTCAATTAACCCATTTGCGTTgccaatatatattatgttttcATTGCATAGAGgatttatgcatatacaatTAATATAGTTACTATTGAATTGAAGTAATATTTTgtcttcatcattttttttcgttatttttgaattatcatttttagcAACTGATGGGTGATGAGATTTTGCAGTTTCAACATTATTCTGAATTCCATTTGAAGGTGTATAAAAATCGTCCCaagtattaaaattatttggatatatttgtttaataatatttttatcagtAAATAGAATAAAAGAATtccatgaaaaaaaatcttCGTCAAAATTTGAATATTCAAATGATATGGATTTGATTGCACCTATATCTTGATTTTTAAACCATGCATAACATTTTAATTGCTTATCAAAAATTTGTACTGTACCATCATCTAATcccaatataataaaatttccatagcttattatattatttatagagacatttttttttatttctaaagATTTTTGATATTCTCTTTGTTTAatagtattttttgttttattaataaatatagtacTATAATCCCATATAACTAAATATCCATTAGTTGTGCCTGTTAATAATGTCGAAGAATCTTGTACAAAAGATGTTTCAGTAAATATTAACTGTTcatgtattttattacttttataCAAAGACGGGCTATAatgattaattttttttttttttatatcaaagttgtaaatatataattttgaacAACTATTTGTAAcaatttcatatttattattaaaccgtattttattttgtttatcttTTCCAAAAATTTTATCTCTACAGACAATTTGGTTTTTTTCTCCTCCATTAACATCAAAAACTATTACCTCTTGAAAAtacacacattttttattttcatcattttgtattgcatgttcataattattatttaaatgatcTATTTTTGCCTGACCATGTtcagtattttttttattatatatttttctctctgttaatgcacatatatatgcattgtCAAAACTTATATCAATACATTCATATCCTATACcatgatttttattttctttaacttgattattattaactTTAACTTTATTAGTATAAGGAGATAAATTTTGTTCAGAATTTGTTtgcaatatatttttgtctacttcattattttgtaaattagTGAGTtcgaatttttttattggagctaatgtattattagataatttccataaaataattgatgAATTAAATCCTTTATCACAAGAAACGATATATTCGTTATTATAGCTTTTAACTAAATTTGCAATTTCATTAAAATGTCCtcgaaaaattatttgccTTTTATCAACAAGCATGACAATATTGTTATCTGAACTGTATATAATGAGgacatcattttttttgccctcatttattttatttactacATGTACACTACTAAATGATTCATTTATTCCATAACAAAACTTCAAATTGATAGATTCATCCGGGGCATTTTCAcctttcatattttattcttatatattagcattaatatatatatggatacatagatatatttcttttttttaaggataaaaataaatatggtaataaaaaattgaagatttgatttttataaattaggGAATCAGAGaattcaaaataaatactttGTAGAATATCTACACAAACAATACGCAAGtatgtatatgcatatgtattAGACAGGACTTTTGGAAATGCGTtagaattataaatataattagcTATATTGAATGCGAagctatttattttatatatatatcaatgtaatataataagaatAGGAAATTAtcatgcatataataaaagatgGAAATGACCCTGAATACACTGAATCTCTATTTTGAAGCCACATAAAATAGACGCGATAAATGTTTGCAAAAAGGGTACACATATATGAATACGTAAgtacattttattattttattttttttaatttattgaTGCGAATCcgataaaattgtatataaacctttatatgtgtatatttataggaACCTCGTATAATTTTCTCATTTACATGAATgcttattatatttcttttaaatgaaTTCTACATTAttggatataaataatgtttattttgtaatttaaaaaaaataaaaatttattatgccAAAAAATTAGTAATAAAACATCGAGCTATTTAGATGCATTTTAAAATGTGTGTTttggaatatatatagagaaaaaaataaatataccaTATGAAGATTGGCATAGACATTTTTCCTATGCTATATAAAATAGTGACAAAAAATAGGGATATgtatcaaaatatatgtgtattattgttttataacaaatatatatgtcgTTTCCTTGAATAAGCATGTATATGAGATTGTTTATTTCTAAGAAGTATATCAAATATTCAATtttacatacatataatttgGAATgtcaaattatttattccattttgtcgtattttatttagttAATTCTCTATGGGTTCATATAAGACAATACCAAAGAgaataaaagaaaaggactacctttattaaaaatgttctattgaaaatttttagaatagtgaatattttgtatatttacatttgtgtttttttcgtttttaattacaaaaaaggtaaaaaaaacaaattatgaaacatgtgttattaaaaaaagagaaataaaaaagtagaaAGCtacgaaaaaataatgggGGGAATAAACAGATGAATAATTCATTTAggtaaaaattaaaagaaaaaaaggaataaatGCTACTAAAAAAcagtaatatataaaatgaaacaCTACTATTGAATTTAGCGTATTACTGAGCTAgctattatattaaaatgtgtaaaataaaactttttttttttattatcatatatttatgaacaattcataaattttaaacaaatggatattataaataaaagagaataataatagaaatataaaGCATAGCAAAACTACAAACTCCtattaatagaaaaatcagtacacaaatatttatttatatatatatatggaaaaaagACTAACAAAACATggtttatattatcacaAATGGTAGcaccatatatatacacacacatataaatatggggcttcaaatatatatttttaattatttataattaatactCGTATGAATGCATATGTTTGCGCATTCGAGCAATTTGactgtatttatttttttaaatttttaagttATATCGGAAAATGTTAAAACTTCTTAGCCCTTTTCAATAAAATCggatattttatatggcTGTCCAATAAAAGGGATAAAATCATTTTGTGCTGTTggtgtatttttattattgtcatCATGAAAAGTTCCATATTGATAgttatgaaataataaatcgGTTTGgttataatttaatgtgtatttatataacttCCAACTTATATATGAACTGAGGAAATATATAGCAATTCCTGCtagtattataaataattcaacGTAAATTTTCCATGCATATGGTTTTTTCTGAACAAgcaataatttaaaaaagtttgtgatatattcatattttttatgcacATTCTGAGGGGAGGtgtcttcatttttttcaagcATGTAATGCAAAGATGTTGAAAAGAACtcaagaaatatattatcagtattaattattttccaataatattttgggTCAAGccatttaaatttgtttttccctatacatttaaaaagtatCCATATTAAATCGATAATACCACAAATCATATTCACAacagtaaaaataaagtacTTATAAGTTAAGTACGAGCAAAAACAATTTACCCCTATACATACTACTATTAAATGTgcaataaacaaaaatggGCGAGGAGTAAAAAACTGCAATATCGCCAATAGGACATGGGAAATTATGCAAATTCTATATATctttatgcattttttcaaatcacaattatttttattccctAATTcatacattatattttaaaataataataataaaataaaggatgaaataataatatatttatacataaaaggcagacaaaaattgtaaaaaaaaaatgtatgcCACACAATATCAAAAGAAATTAGCATATATCAATAAacatgtgtatatatatgcattataaAAACCGATCTTCGTTTACAAACTCGCTAAAACGAGGGAAAGACAAAATGCCATTTGTATATGAAATATCCTCAAACAAAATAGACTGttgtattttataatgACATAGTAAAtagataaaacaaaaaaatgtgcaCACAAAACAGTTGTCTTTTTAACAGTTGCAtgtacacacatatatgtgtatgcTCTCTtaatacttaaaaaaaaaaaaataaaaatacattttttatatacataaatatttatgctATGCTATTTTcgattaaaaataaaaaaatatattaataataaactgatgaattaattattttaatttgaatTCAAAGCAAATTAAAATAGTTgtatgcataatatataaaatgtatgtatatttcTCAGCAGGGAAAAATACTAAAgcatacataaaaaataaaggtgcatttatatattcaaaaaaactGTGCGAAAATATGTAGCAAAAATTgaataaatgaaaaggaaattatataaacataataaaacacacacaaaaaatgaacattACACAAGTATGTTCAAATATATTCCTCTCTTAGtggaatataattaaaatagaTAACAGTAGTGGTATGATTGTGCATGTTTTAAAGCAAAATAAACAagtaaaatgaataaatagccaaataaatatatacactagtgaacaataaaaaaattatataactaCAACGTTATATATGACTATAAAAcattaatatatagtaGTAATGAAAactatatatgataaaacaaaataagaAAGGGTGATTGGCAAAAAGCCAAAACCAGGAAATTGTtcgaatattattaaatgaaaaacaatgaaatataaattaaaaagaagaaaaaaatataaattaattaaaatatgttatattttgtaagattaatacattttaaaaaatgtaacaataatataggtgggagaaaaaaacaaatatatagaacattcaactttttataattcaattttacaataattataagtctttaaattatataagtatattacttatatgtgttttttttgtctttaattaatttaaatgagTAAAACGGAAAAAAGTTGTTAATTTTGCTAGTTTAATTTGgctaattataaaataaaaggatAGTAATACTTGACCTTTTTATAGTGTTGTGTTTTAATttgtctatatatatatctttattattttaatgtttaattattcagaattaaataaaagacATAAATGtgaaatagtaataatatattgaagttaataaaacaaattgtgaacatataaaataatgttttccatttgtaaaataatgtgtgtgtttaaaaaaaaacaaaattaagttccgaatattatatatataattttctctatttatatattatatttattctataaaaatataattaactAAGAATTTGTTGgcctatattttttttatgtgtgtcatagaatttttttatttccctttttttttttatacaatacctttgtttaattttttttttttttcaaaattgtaagtaaaaataattagtaatataataatatacaaatttgaTTAGCgcaaacaaatatttacactaataattatagtgctatttttactatatataaatagttaAGTATTAACACATTATCATAATAGTTGCATAgtcaaaattatataaaatggtaaaaacatttaatacaaataatataatataaataattagtctataaaatgtattatatttttctttttttaattaaatta from Plasmodium vinckei vinckei genome assembly, chromosome: PVVCY_04 harbors:
- a CDS encoding WD repeat-containing protein 66, putative produces the protein MKGENAPDESINLKFCYGINESFSSVHVVNKINEGKKNDVLIIYSSDNNIVMLVDKRQIIFRGHFNEIANLVKSYNNEYIVSCDKGFNSSIILWKLSNNTLAPIKKFELTNLQNNEVDKNILQTNSEQNLSPYTNKVKVNNNQVKENKNHGIGYECIDISFDNAYICALTERKIYNKKNTEHGQAKIDHLNNNYEHAIQNDENKKCVYFQEVIVFDVNGGEKNQIVCRDKIFGKDKQNKIRFNNKYEIVTNSCSKLYIYNFDIKKKKINHYSPSLYKSNKIHEQLIFTETSFVQDSSTLLTGTTNGYLVIWDYSTIFINKTKNTIKQREYQKSLEIKKNVSINNIISYGNFIILGLDDGTVQIFDKQLKCYAWFKNQDIGAIKSISFEYSNFDEDFFSWNSFILFTDKNIIKQIYPNNFNTWDDFYTPSNGIQNNVETAKSHHPSVAKNDNSKITKKNDEDKILLQFNSNYINCICINPLCNENIIYIGNANGLIEVFDFEKNVTINSIYLQDKEITTIVFSNNGEILSVGSKCGYIYLIKKNNFEIFFTSKDMKYEIAFLYFSHDDKILVSSSANGNIVIYKNNTTTAFSSDEKSDWKFAYKIISNNENTLTDLKIVKNNNGEYIIAAITDNRHLVFYNYNFSENTVSISYISIEQVHTPTCISPTLHFYNRQILCICNDKRNIRFFDIETKKIIKTVFLPFKNQDVKHFMHITDDSPSQNEVTPNEDNKVDINSLPEDLYLQEIKHDFNKNQIFMLSLNEKMIVFTTSPIDSNCFRYIGIIVCSGNIKCIIYKNQNVIILSKNKIFYFNINTQTLKKYIESQSNTMQIFIEQLGGEKSKIYNQIVDSFYYCEIQKKKFQNKNEKHDIKKILNILSIEYIFASINIFLSKFEIQNIIQEYHFYYKYVIPLLNKNNILTSHNKIQQNYEQFINHSIEMGNLTLLNYKSNDDILLQNIYFVKPDPKYVDKDCKENENKTDITMECENIFFNINAFIYTYFNFAIHEEINFEKIIQDIKSYYQKKNNKTTILCDDFLNILNNYGENMDPNEFKRIYQIFTENYDFLNEDEIFDFDILQNLVQ